In Clostridium sp., one DNA window encodes the following:
- a CDS encoding Rpn family recombination-promoting nuclease/putative transposase — protein MPEDRVHHEHDVGYKYIFSHKETFLELLHGFVKKDWVNLIKSEDLMLIDKSYILEDFSEEESDIVYRVNVQGQDVIFYILLEFQSSVDYRMPMRLLFYIVEIWREILKNTPRNDRRKKDFKLPSIIPMVLYNGKNTWTAYRNFKDVLSGSKLFEENVVDFRYMLFDIYRYDERYLENMANMVSTVFLLDKEISREDLIRRLRLTAYVLKKITPEQFDILKTWLKGIMRPRLDSESKIKIEEILEKSGQEEVDSMVSNLGKTIDNIIREGKKTGLEEGRKQGRKEGRKEGKSELIIKILIKKFKNLPDGYADKISNLPDETLDVIATDIFDIDKMEQLEKYF, from the coding sequence ATGCCGGAAGATAGAGTCCATCATGAACATGACGTAGGCTACAAGTATATATTTTCTCACAAGGAAACATTTCTGGAACTGCTGCATGGTTTTGTCAAAAAGGACTGGGTTAATTTAATAAAAAGTGAAGATTTGATGTTAATTGACAAGTCGTATATACTTGAAGATTTCAGCGAAGAGGAATCAGATATAGTGTATAGGGTAAATGTACAGGGTCAGGATGTAATATTTTATATACTGCTTGAGTTTCAGTCAAGTGTAGATTATAGAATGCCAATGAGACTGCTGTTTTATATAGTGGAGATATGGAGGGAGATATTGAAAAATACTCCCAGAAATGACAGAAGAAAAAAAGACTTCAAGCTCCCTTCAATTATTCCAATGGTGCTTTATAACGGAAAGAACACATGGACTGCTTATAGAAATTTTAAAGATGTATTGAGCGGCAGCAAACTTTTTGAAGAAAATGTAGTAGATTTCAGGTATATGCTGTTTGATATTTATAGATATGATGAAAGGTATCTTGAAAATATGGCAAATATGGTCTCTACAGTATTTTTGCTTGACAAGGAAATAAGCAGGGAGGATCTTATCAGGAGACTCAGGCTGACTGCATATGTGTTGAAGAAGATAACTCCTGAGCAATTTGATATATTAAAGACATGGTTAAAAGGCATAATGAGGCCAAGATTAGACAGTGAATCTAAAATAAAAATAGAGGAAATATTAGAAAAATCAGGCCAGGAGGAGGTGGATTCCATGGTATCTAATCTGGGAAAAACTATAGATAATATTATAAGGGAAGGTAAAAAGACAGGACTTGAGGAAGGTAGAAAGCAAGGAAGAAAAGAGGGCAGAAAAGAGGGTAAATCAGAACTGATTATTAAAATACTTATAAAGAAGTTCAAAAATCTTCCTGATGGGTATGCTGATAAAATAAGCAATTTGCCGGATGAAACTTTGGATGTTATAGCTACAGATATATTTGATATTGATAAGATGGAACAACTTGAGAAATATTTTTAG
- a CDS encoding undecaprenyl-diphosphate phosphatase, translated as MEKEWLENVHVYNNAYIDMLEVVIQLGAILAIVVLYREKIFNSLKNLMPGKWGFKLWTSILIAFIPSAVIGVLLNDIVQEKLFNPITVSCALVFGGVLMIYMENKYRKGNSTVKIEDVNIVQAFKIGCFQCLSLWPGMSRSASTIIGGWVSGLTNVAAAEFSFFLAIPTMIAASGWSLIKVQISMNSIQIIGLAIGFIISFLVALVVVDKFIGFLKKKPMKVFAVYRIFVGILVLILSYLNIIYVAK; from the coding sequence ATTGAAAAGGAGTGGCTAGAAAATGTACATGTCTATAACAATGCTTACATAGACATGCTTGAAGTCGTGATTCAGCTTGGAGCAATATTAGCTATAGTGGTCCTTTACCGGGAAAAGATATTTAATTCTCTTAAAAATCTTATGCCCGGAAAGTGGGGTTTCAAGCTTTGGACAAGCATTTTAATTGCTTTTATACCTTCGGCAGTTATTGGAGTTCTTCTTAATGATATTGTTCAGGAAAAATTGTTCAATCCCATTACTGTTTCCTGTGCTCTTGTATTCGGAGGTGTACTCATGATATACATGGAGAATAAATATAGAAAAGGGAACAGTACCGTAAAAATTGAAGATGTAAATATTGTACAGGCATTTAAAATTGGGTGTTTCCAGTGTCTGTCACTATGGCCGGGAATGTCCAGATCGGCTTCTACCATAATCGGAGGCTGGGTAAGCGGGCTTACCAATGTAGCGGCAGCGGAATTTTCGTTTTTCCTGGCAATACCTACTATGATAGCTGCGTCCGGCTGGTCTCTCATAAAAGTTCAAATATCCATGAACTCCATTCAGATAATTGGACTTGCTATAGGATTTATAATTTCATTTTTAGTGGCACTGGTGGTTGTGGATAAGTTCATAGGATTTTTGAAGAAAAAGCCTATGAAAGTTTTTGCAGTATATAGGATATTTGTAGGAATATTAGTGTTGATATTATCGTATTTGAATATCATATATGTTGCGAAATAA
- a CDS encoding MerR family transcriptional regulator — translation MSYKIGEIAKLTNLTTRTIRYYEGLGLLGTRKNRSRGQSRLFDNDDIKRLKKIQMLKDLGLTLEEIGKVIELYFTDAQLLEGKRQVVEILRNHIAAAEEKIEELNMFKTESQASIFRIESIIKNSKIENKNKK, via the coding sequence ATGAGCTATAAAATTGGTGAAATCGCTAAACTTACCAATTTAACGACTCGAACAATTCGATATTATGAAGGACTTGGCTTATTAGGAACTAGAAAGAATAGATCTCGCGGACAATCTCGATTGTTTGATAATGATGATATTAAACGCTTAAAGAAAATACAGATGTTGAAAGATCTAGGACTTACTTTAGAAGAAATAGGTAAAGTCATTGAATTGTATTTTACTGATGCTCAACTTCTAGAAGGTAAACGTCAGGTAGTTGAAATTTTAAGAAATCATATTGCAGCAGCAGAAGAAAAAATAGAAGAATTAAATATGTTTAAAACAGAAAGCCAAGCAAGTATTTTCAGGATAGAATCAATTATTAAGAATTCTAAAATAGAAAATAAAAATAAAAAGTAG
- a CDS encoding sensor histidine kinase, producing MNLSIIRNAKISIKLTGIFAFMLSIMLAVSNAYVLHGVRRYMYNQADKRLEDVNQIIFDRLKLKQLSSNKLFSDIMPNENIYIKIIDKNGRTINISDKFNYDLKISEPYGKVKHIEKQEKHFAYLNTKILDNTYGTLYIQIIKDMDNEYDFLKILFFFMAAADLFGIALSILLGYIISKKMLNPIDNITKTADEISINNLKERISIKGPNDELKRLANTLNNMIDRLQTSFNRQVQFVSDASHELRTPIAIIQGYANLLDRWGKNDREALDKSIEAIKSESHNMGELVEKLLFLARSDNNSPKMEKNIFYLNGLMDEIIDETRMIDKKHTVSNTHNENVQVIADYKLIKQLVRIIVDNSVKFTPENGKIDISFVKLGKCVSISVSDTGIGIPKNEIHKIFDRFYCVDKSRSRDTGGSGLGLSIAKQIVYMYNGKIDIESEEGKGTKIIVILDIVCMPDDVIKNEK from the coding sequence ATGAACTTAAGTATTATAAGAAATGCAAAGATATCTATCAAATTAACTGGAATATTTGCTTTTATGCTTTCCATAATGCTTGCAGTATCCAATGCTTATGTATTGCATGGAGTAAGGCGCTACATGTATAATCAGGCAGATAAGCGTTTGGAGGATGTGAATCAAATAATATTCGACAGATTGAAATTGAAACAGCTCTCAAGTAATAAACTGTTTTCTGATATAATGCCAAATGAAAATATATATATAAAAATAATAGATAAAAATGGGAGAACAATAAATATATCAGATAAATTTAACTATGATCTGAAAATTTCTGAACCCTATGGTAAAGTAAAACATATAGAAAAGCAGGAAAAGCATTTTGCTTATTTAAATACTAAAATATTGGATAATACCTATGGGACTCTATATATACAGATAATTAAAGACATGGATAATGAATATGATTTTTTGAAGATATTATTTTTTTTCATGGCTGCAGCGGATCTATTTGGAATAGCCTTATCTATCTTGTTGGGGTATATTATAAGTAAAAAAATGCTTAATCCAATTGACAATATTACAAAAACTGCAGATGAAATAAGCATAAACAATTTAAAAGAAAGAATAAGTATAAAAGGACCTAACGATGAACTTAAAAGACTGGCAAACACGTTGAATAATATGATTGACAGGCTTCAGACATCTTTTAACAGGCAGGTACAATTTGTTTCAGATGCATCCCATGAACTCAGAACACCAATAGCTATAATTCAGGGATATGCCAATCTTCTGGATAGATGGGGGAAAAATGACAGAGAAGCTCTTGATAAATCTATTGAAGCCATTAAATCCGAATCACATAATATGGGAGAATTAGTAGAAAAATTACTTTTTTTGGCTCGCAGTGACAATAATTCCCCCAAAATGGAGAAAAATATTTTCTATCTCAATGGATTAATGGATGAAATTATTGATGAGACTAGAATGATAGATAAAAAACATACAGTGTCAAACACTCATAATGAAAATGTGCAGGTTATTGCAGATTATAAGCTTATAAAGCAGCTGGTTAGAATAATTGTAGATAATAGTGTAAAATTTACTCCAGAGAACGGGAAAATAGATATAAGTTTCGTTAAATTAGGGAAATGCGTTAGCATATCGGTAAGCGATACCGGCATAGGAATTCCGAAAAATGAAATTCATAAAATATTCGATAGATTTTATTGTGTAGATAAATCCAGATCTAGAGACACTGGTGGAAGTGGACTGGGATTATCTATTGCCAAACAAATTGTGTATATGTATAATGGAAAAATTGACATTGAAAGTGAAGAGGGAAAAGGTACCAAAATAATTGTGATTCTGGATATTGTATGTATGCCAGACGATGTTATAAAAAATGAAAAATAA
- a CDS encoding MFS transporter, translated as MDDNIYRNRWKILAVVLMSPFMGTIDGSIVNIALPVMAKHLGVGINSIQWVVTSYLIVISAFILIFGKLSDRFGKVIIFDYGFLIFGLGSFLCVISQNISFLVFSRIVQALGAAMFMSVNQAIIAATFPKGERGRALGIMGSTVAIGSMIGPPVGGIMVQVFNWQSIFLINIPIAIFAFVAGKFVLHKEKIEEKALNFDSRGALLFVIFIVFVFWAFLSGEELGWNNGKIILGFIIGIICGAGFYFTEKRVKDPMVDLSMFHDRLFDISILCAFISFLCMFCVNIIQPFYLQSAMKISPAVSGIIMLALPISMAIFAPISGYAADKIGPKMLTVFGLLIMSAGLCEMAFLNLESSYLSMALGVAAIGVGNGMFQSPNNTIIMSLAPRNKLGIVGSINALVRNIGMVSGITFSVALLYNRMSSKMGYKVTGFIQGRPDAFLYGMKVVYLSAAFICILGMILTVVRIQSEKKKGIS; from the coding sequence ATGGATGATAATATTTATAGAAACAGATGGAAAATACTTGCTGTAGTTTTGATGTCACCTTTTATGGGTACCATAGACGGCAGTATTGTAAATATAGCACTTCCGGTTATGGCAAAACATCTGGGAGTAGGAATAAACAGCATACAATGGGTGGTCACAAGTTATCTCATAGTAATATCAGCTTTTATACTCATATTTGGAAAGCTCTCTGACAGGTTTGGAAAGGTGATTATTTTCGACTATGGTTTTCTTATATTCGGGCTTGGTTCATTTTTGTGCGTAATTTCACAAAATATAAGTTTTCTAGTCTTTTCACGAATAGTTCAGGCTTTGGGGGCTGCGATGTTCATGTCCGTAAACCAGGCTATAATAGCTGCAACTTTTCCAAAGGGAGAAAGAGGAAGGGCACTTGGCATTATGGGAAGTACTGTGGCTATTGGAAGTATGATAGGCCCGCCGGTCGGGGGAATTATGGTACAGGTATTCAACTGGCAGTCCATATTTTTGATAAATATTCCAATAGCTATTTTTGCATTTGTTGCCGGAAAATTTGTACTCCATAAGGAGAAAATAGAAGAAAAAGCTCTGAATTTCGATTCGAGAGGTGCGCTTCTGTTTGTAATTTTCATAGTTTTTGTTTTCTGGGCATTTTTGAGTGGAGAAGAACTGGGATGGAACAACGGAAAAATAATTTTAGGTTTTATTATAGGAATAATTTGTGGTGCAGGTTTCTATTTTACGGAAAAACGTGTAAAAGATCCAATGGTGGATTTGTCAATGTTCCATGACAGACTTTTTGATATAAGTATACTTTGCGCATTTATCTCTTTTTTGTGCATGTTCTGTGTAAATATAATTCAGCCTTTTTATCTTCAAAGTGCCATGAAAATATCACCGGCTGTGTCCGGGATAATCATGCTGGCGCTTCCAATAAGCATGGCAATATTTGCACCTATAAGCGGTTATGCGGCTGATAAGATAGGACCGAAGATGCTTACGGTATTTGGACTCTTGATTATGTCTGCGGGTCTGTGTGAAATGGCTTTTCTGAATTTGGAATCAAGCTATTTGAGCATGGCCCTTGGAGTTGCCGCCATTGGAGTAGGAAATGGAATGTTCCAGTCTCCGAATAATACTATCATTATGTCCCTGGCACCAAGGAATAAACTGGGTATAGTGGGAAGTATAAATGCACTTGTGAGAAATATAGGCATGGTATCTGGTATAACTTTTTCTGTCGCTCTTCTCTATAACAGAATGAGCAGTAAAATGGGCTATAAAGTTACAGGGTTCATACAGGGGAGGCCGGACGCTTTTCTGTATGGTATGAAGGTAGTGTATTTGTCCGCAGCCTTCATATGCATACTGGGGATGATTCTGACTGTTGTTAGAATTCAAAGTGAAAAGAAAAAAGGTATCTCTTGA
- a CDS encoding MarR family transcriptional regulator, which yields MSKEEQAMRGLWDIFKKRIWLDSLKMKDRLKGYNPSEIHCIAYIGEDEASNVTKLAESFGMTRGAISKLTKKLIKKGLIESYQKPNNNKEVYFKLTEQGKVIYDVHEEIHREFTDRDQPFFEQVTEEQLDVILDFAEKYNVHLNAEINKLGVDMKSDNL from the coding sequence ATGAGCAAGGAAGAACAGGCAATGAGAGGATTATGGGACATATTTAAAAAGAGAATATGGCTTGATAGCCTTAAGATGAAAGACAGGCTTAAGGGTTATAATCCGTCTGAAATACATTGTATAGCTTATATCGGAGAAGATGAAGCCTCCAACGTAACAAAGCTTGCGGAATCCTTTGGGATGACCAGAGGTGCCATAAGCAAACTAACTAAGAAGCTTATAAAGAAGGGGCTTATAGAAAGCTATCAGAAGCCCAATAACAATAAAGAAGTCTATTTTAAGCTCACCGAGCAAGGAAAAGTAATTTATGACGTCCATGAGGAAATACACAGAGAGTTTACTGATAGAGATCAACCCTTTTTCGAGCAGGTAACCGAAGAACAGCTTGATGTTATACTTGACTTCGCGGAGAAATATAATGTTCATTTGAACGCGGAAATAAATAAATTGGGTGTAGATATGAAATCTGACAACCTATAG
- a CDS encoding spore coat protein, whose product MNDQMIAADLLAFTKASMKNYASAISETASQEVRNVLKKQLDDAICMHEKITEYMVSKGFYNAHDPERQFQMDMQAADTALNLK is encoded by the coding sequence ATGAATGATCAAATGATAGCTGCTGATTTACTGGCATTCACAAAGGCAAGTATGAAAAATTACGCTTCTGCCATTTCAGAAACAGCTTCACAGGAAGTTAGAAATGTTTTGAAAAAACAATTGGATGATGCCATATGCATGCATGAGAAAATTACAGAATATATGGTAAGCAAAGGCTTCTATAATGCCCATGATCCAGAACGACAGTTCCAAATGGATATGCAGGCGGCAGATACTGCTTTGAATCTCAAATAG
- a CDS encoding DedA family protein — translation MNNIANLINIVLHIDKYLNGIVQNYGALSYIIVFFIVFCETGLVVTPFLPGDSIIFAAGAIASEGIMEIFTLFIIFFLAAVIGDTVNYCAGKKVGNDILSKKNVKWVNKDYIHKAHKFYEKHGSMAIVMGRFIPIIRTFIPFIAGIGEMSYTKFITYNMIGGFLWVFLFLCGGYFFGSLPIVKQNFSYVVICIIIISLIPAVITFVREKSMV, via the coding sequence ATGAATAATATTGCAAATTTAATCAACATTGTACTTCATATTGATAAATACTTAAATGGTATAGTACAAAATTACGGGGCTCTGTCATATATTATAGTATTTTTCATTGTATTTTGTGAAACAGGTCTGGTGGTTACACCATTTTTACCTGGTGACTCTATTATTTTTGCAGCTGGGGCTATTGCTTCAGAAGGAATAATGGAGATCTTTACATTATTTATTATATTTTTTTTGGCAGCTGTAATAGGTGATACAGTTAATTATTGTGCAGGCAAAAAAGTAGGAAATGATATTTTAAGCAAGAAGAATGTTAAATGGGTAAATAAGGATTATATCCACAAGGCACATAAGTTTTATGAAAAACATGGCTCTATGGCGATAGTGATGGGAAGGTTTATTCCAATAATAAGGACCTTCATACCATTTATAGCTGGAATTGGAGAAATGAGTTACACAAAGTTTATAACTTATAATATGATAGGTGGATTTTTATGGGTGTTTTTATTTTTATGTGGAGGATATTTTTTTGGGAGTTTACCTATTGTAAAGCAGAATTTTTCTTATGTTGTAATATGCATTATAATAATTTCGCTTATTCCTGCTGTTATTACATTTGTCAGGGAAAAAAGCATGGTATGA
- a CDS encoding ABC transporter substrate-binding protein: MSKTLESTFITEDNNLKSLNFIGLTSCPMKQIFRENLESTLNEYKNSTGKKLKCYIPTGCHSKEQIEKILKTPNFDEFPDMFTCLGFKNMFRSNILDNFAAKGLFKSTQISNINNSLEGLGLIDPEGVFSMYSISTEVMLVDKNKLGDLPVPRTWGDLLNPIYKGKLIIGGCDGDIHEDQLLYYYKEFGLDGINALAENSKNTWHPAEMAKSAAMSSSSGAAIYIIPWFFANACPSKPNLQIICPEDGAMIGPSCIVAKKSKLEELSVLSDSLLGSEFGTKCADNMYPSLNPYVDNNVPDGFKFKWLGWDFIRSINMEDTIEKLTDEFIKTFNKTGGDVLIER; this comes from the coding sequence ATGAGTAAAACTCTGGAAAGTACATTTATCACAGAAGATAACAATCTTAAAAGTCTTAACTTCATAGGCCTGACCAGCTGCCCAATGAAACAAATTTTTAGAGAAAATTTGGAAAGCACTCTTAATGAATACAAGAATTCAACAGGGAAAAAATTAAAATGTTATATACCAACAGGATGCCACAGCAAAGAGCAGATAGAAAAAATACTGAAAACACCAAACTTTGATGAATTTCCTGATATGTTCACATGCCTGGGTTTCAAGAATATGTTCAGGAGCAATATACTGGACAATTTTGCAGCCAAGGGACTTTTCAAATCAACTCAGATCAGCAATATAAACAATTCTCTTGAGGGACTTGGGTTAATCGATCCTGAAGGTGTATTCTCCATGTACTCCATATCTACAGAGGTAATGCTTGTTGATAAAAACAAACTTGGTGATCTTCCAGTACCAAGAACGTGGGGAGATCTTCTAAACCCTATATATAAAGGTAAACTGATAATAGGAGGATGTGACGGGGATATTCATGAAGATCAGCTTCTATATTACTATAAAGAATTCGGACTTGACGGCATAAATGCACTTGCAGAAAACTCCAAAAATACCTGGCATCCAGCTGAAATGGCCAAATCTGCAGCCATGTCAAGCAGCAGTGGTGCGGCAATTTATATAATCCCATGGTTTTTTGCAAATGCCTGCCCGAGCAAGCCTAATTTACAGATCATATGTCCGGAGGATGGCGCGATGATAGGTCCATCATGTATTGTAGCAAAGAAATCAAAACTTGAGGAGCTAAGTGTATTGTCGGACTCCCTGCTGGGTTCTGAATTTGGAACAAAGTGTGCAGATAATATGTATCCTTCCCTGAATCCTTATGTTGACAACAACGTACCCGACGGTTTCAAATTCAAGTGGCTTGGCTGGGACTTTATAAGATCCATAAATATGGAAGATACTATAGAAAAATTAACGGATGAGTTCATAAAAACCTTTAACAAAACAGGCGGTGACGTTTTAATTGAAAGATAA
- a CDS encoding HAD family hydrolase, which produces MKGITTIMTNLQLVIFDMDGVMFDTERLFKSAYRKFGKINGYEFSDEIFEKITGASSKAARRTFFNAFGKDFPYEEAVAYREKSAHDIIENRGIPIKYGLMNIIAFLKKNNIKIAVASSSKMINIKYNLQKAAVRNINFIISGEDIKESKPNPEIFLKCCEKFNISPNNTIVLEDSLNGIKAALSAKIKPIWIPDLINIPDEFMSKIFAKADNLIQVIDIIQENFNTKKLRRVG; this is translated from the coding sequence ATGAAAGGAATAACTACAATTATGACAAATCTACAATTGGTGATATTCGATATGGATGGAGTAATGTTCGATACAGAAAGACTTTTCAAGTCAGCTTACAGAAAATTCGGGAAGATAAACGGTTACGAGTTTTCAGATGAAATATTTGAAAAAATAACAGGAGCAAGCAGCAAGGCTGCCCGCAGAACTTTTTTTAATGCCTTCGGAAAGGATTTCCCCTATGAAGAAGCGGTTGCATATAGAGAGAAAAGTGCCCACGATATCATTGAAAATCGGGGAATTCCCATAAAGTATGGTTTGATGAATATAATTGCATTTCTTAAAAAGAACAATATAAAAATAGCAGTTGCTTCTTCAAGTAAAATGATCAATATAAAATACAATCTGCAAAAGGCAGCTGTTAGAAATATAAACTTCATAATAAGCGGGGAAGATATCAAAGAGAGCAAACCAAATCCTGAAATATTTTTAAAGTGCTGCGAAAAATTCAATATATCTCCCAATAATACCATAGTACTGGAAGATTCCCTAAATGGTATAAAAGCTGCATTAAGCGCCAAAATAAAGCCCATATGGATTCCGGATCTGATCAACATACCAGATGAATTCATGTCCAAAATATTTGCAAAAGCGGATAATCTAATACAAGTTATTGATATTATACAGGAGAACTTTAATACAAAAAAATTACGCCGTGTAGGTTAA
- a CDS encoding AEC family transporter: protein MENVNNQFILFLLIIGLGYIFKRLNIIKESDGDGVSRIIFNITLPALIISTFNTMKLDISLIFLAVISLLFGILMCIIAIPVFKNEGKKSRGAFSMMLPGFNVGLFAYPVVEALWGYSGLKYFGMFDMGNSITMFVTCYIIANCFSANDKPVNIRITARKLLTSIPLMCYAITLIINICGLHYPEPVVNICKILEKGNMPLSLLLLGICLNFNIDKTYRKNILKVLSIRYICGLAIGILFFTILPFDKLFKYTVLIGLTLPVGMAVIPYAVEFNYDKRLVGTVCNISLILSFILIWVIVNVL, encoded by the coding sequence ATGGAAAACGTAAATAATCAATTCATATTATTTTTATTGATCATAGGACTTGGCTATATATTCAAAAGATTAAATATAATCAAGGAATCAGATGGAGATGGGGTATCTAGAATCATATTCAATATTACTCTTCCCGCTTTGATAATAAGTACATTCAATACTATGAAACTGGATATCTCTCTCATTTTTTTGGCTGTAATAAGTTTATTGTTCGGGATACTGATGTGTATAATAGCAATTCCAGTTTTCAAAAATGAAGGTAAAAAATCAAGGGGGGCCTTTTCAATGATGCTTCCCGGTTTTAATGTAGGACTGTTTGCATATCCAGTAGTGGAAGCCCTATGGGGATACAGCGGTCTAAAATATTTTGGAATGTTTGACATGGGTAATTCAATAACCATGTTTGTAACATGCTACATCATAGCAAATTGTTTTTCCGCAAATGACAAACCTGTAAATATTAGAATTACAGCAAGAAAACTATTAACTTCAATTCCACTTATGTGTTATGCAATTACACTGATTATAAATATATGCGGTCTGCACTACCCTGAACCGGTAGTAAATATCTGTAAAATATTAGAGAAAGGCAACATGCCACTGTCCCTGCTTCTTCTTGGTATATGTCTCAACTTCAATATAGATAAAACCTACAGGAAAAATATACTGAAAGTATTATCTATAAGGTACATATGTGGACTAGCTATTGGAATACTATTTTTCACAATTCTGCCTTTTGACAAACTATTCAAGTATACCGTACTCATAGGCCTTACTCTTCCCGTAGGCATGGCAGTTATACCATATGCTGTTGAATTCAATTATGACAAAAGGCTTGTAGGAACAGTTTGCAATATAAGTTTAATACTTAGCTTCATACTTATATGGGTCATAGTCAATGTTTTATAG
- a CDS encoding flavodoxin family protein — MNIIGIIASQRKEGNTTFIVNKILEGAKKQGAKTNTFSFSNLDIKPCQGCWACHKGDQGCVVKDDMQKIYNALVHADAIVLGLPIYMGQMSAQGKIFTDRLFARFSPRFSPFFKENAVKQKLILSFNQGNPDAGLFKSYIDYTKHIFEVLEFDVKEVPVVTGLRNGPAHERDDLRTSLMDFGSALVLEEYQK; from the coding sequence ATGAATATCATCGGAATTATCGCAAGTCAGCGTAAAGAAGGCAATACTACCTTTATCGTAAACAAAATACTCGAAGGTGCGAAGAAACAGGGTGCCAAAACAAACACCTTCAGTTTCAGCAATCTTGATATCAAACCGTGCCAGGGTTGTTGGGCCTGTCACAAGGGCGATCAGGGCTGTGTTGTCAAAGACGACATGCAGAAAATTTATAATGCGCTTGTGCATGCAGATGCCATTGTTTTAGGTTTACCGATTTATATGGGTCAGATGAGTGCCCAGGGGAAGATATTCACCGATAGGCTTTTTGCACGGTTTTCCCCGCGATTCTCTCCATTTTTCAAGGAAAATGCCGTGAAACAAAAGCTGATCCTTTCATTTAATCAGGGTAATCCGGATGCTGGCCTGTTCAAATCGTATATTGATTATACGAAACACATATTCGAAGTGCTGGAATTTGATGTTAAAGAAGTACCTGTCGTTACCGGTTTGCGAAATGGACCAGCGCATGAAAGAGATGATCTGCGCACGAGCTTGATGGATTTTGGTTCAGCGTTGGTTTTGGAAGAATACCAAAAATAG
- a CDS encoding putative ABC transporter permease has protein sequence MKRRFIIYGLLGWCTEIVWTGFGSLLQGNLKLTAFTYIWMFPIYGMAILLEPIHDRIRHWPVVLRGGVYTLVIFFMEYSTGHLIKLLIGACPWNYGSCPYSIGGIIRLDFIPVWFVAGLLFEKVHDMLMEFTVVKRGS, from the coding sequence ATGAAAAGGAGATTTATAATTTATGGATTGCTTGGATGGTGTACGGAAATAGTTTGGACTGGTTTTGGATCGCTGCTTCAGGGAAATTTGAAGTTGACTGCTTTTACATATATATGGATGTTCCCCATATACGGAATGGCGATTCTGCTTGAACCCATACATGATAGAATCAGGCATTGGCCGGTTGTCTTGCGGGGAGGTGTTTATACACTGGTTATTTTTTTTATGGAATATAGTACTGGCCATCTGATAAAATTATTGATAGGAGCTTGTCCATGGAATTACGGAAGCTGTCCTTATTCCATAGGAGGCATTATAAGGCTTGATTTTATACCGGTATGGTTTGTAGCAGGACTTTTGTTTGAAAAGGTGCATGATATGCTTATGGAATTTACTGTTGTAAAGAGGGGTTCCTGA